Genomic window (Cyanobacterium sp. T60_A2020_053):
AGTAAAACTATTTTGCAGTGACAATAAATCGTCATCACCAGTAATCAAATAATCAGCATTACCTACTAAAGCTAATAACAAAAAAGGTTCATCATTAACATCTCGACAAGATGGAATTATTGGTAAAATTTTGGGCATTTTTACCGTTTCACAAAAAGGAATATAATCTGCCAATAAATCTTCTTGTTCTTGAACAGTTAAACTAAATTTAGGATAAGCTAAAACTTGGATTAATTCTGCAACAGTTACTTGAGAAATAAGAGGAATAACTTGGTTTTCATGCCACATTTGGCGAGGTTTAGCAACTTTTTTAGTAAAAAATAACGCTGATAAAATTACATTAGTATCAATAACTACTTTGGGCATATTATTTATCATTTCGTCTCACCCAATTAACCGCCTGAGAAATATCATCTTCTGTTATTTTTAAACTTGCTA
Coding sequences:
- a CDS encoding putative toxin-antitoxin system toxin component, PIN family, whose translation is MINNMPKVVIDTNVILSALFFTKKVAKPRQMWHENQVIPLISQVTVAELIQVLAYPKFSLTVQEQEDLLADYIPFCETVKMPKILPIIPSCRDVNDEPFLLLALVGNADYLITGDDDLLSLQNSFTCSIITVNQFLSLSD